The segment GAAAATAATGATGATCACTGAGAATCAGAGGCAAGACATCGTAAACAAGGTAATGTTTTCGGCTGGGGACATTCAGGTTGCTGCTGATGAATTGCTTGTCGCTGTTCCTGAGGGAACTGCGATGTCCAGTTTGCTCATCGCAAACCGTCTTTTAAAAACCGTCAACTCGGAGATGGAAAAACAGATTCAATCGCTGGAATCGGACTTAACCAGGACGGAGAGTCTTGTCGGCCAGCTCAGACAAGAATCAGAGGCGCATGAAAAGAAAAACATCCGGCTTGAAATGGTTATCAGTAGCGCACTCGGAAAAGCAGCATTTGTTTAATGCCCGATATCAGTACGGCGCCTTCACCTTGTATGAATGACGCGTTGAAAAAGGAGACCGTCCGTTTCGTGTGGGATCACAGTTTCCCGCCCAGACGCTGGATTTCCCGTTCAAGGTCTGCAAAATCCTTGAGTATGTGAACGCCCCGGACCCCGAGACTGAGATTCGGCGGATTCACGCCAACCCAGACTTCGACGTTGCTGGGGAGGTTCACACGCACGGACCGTAACTGCTGGTCGCGTATGGACCGGTCTTCAAAAGTCGTAATAGAGAGAAGCACAATGTTCGCGCCGGAGCGCTTTGCCGCATAAGCTATCTCATTTGCGGGTAGATTGGGACCGAGGTGAATGACGCCCATACCGGCGCCGGCTGAAAGAATGGCGGCGGCGAGAATTCCGAATTCATGCAGATCGCCGCTTAGCGTGCAGGTCATTAGGACGGCAGGTGGATTCGACGCTGAGTAGATGCGCAGCATGCCCGAGAGCAGGTTCCTCAATAACTGCGACACGAGGTGTTCCTGGGCGATGCGTAGACGTTGCTCATGCCATTGTTCGCCGACAATCCGCATCAACGGAAGCGCAACCGTATAGATCAGGTCGCGCGGCGGCATTAAGGACGCAAGACGTACGAGTTCCCGATCTGCGCCGCCATAGTCGAAGCCGGAGATGGCATTCAGAATGGTTTCCAATGGCTTCTCACTTTGAAAGGCGGTGCGGGACTCCGTGGCCCGCGAGTTGAGACCGGCCAGCTCTTTGTTGGAAAGACGCGCGGCCTGTCCGATCGAATGGCCGCTGTCGAGCGCCTGTCGCAACAACGAGAGGCGCTCCACGTCGGCCTCGCTGTAGAAACGTATGCCTTCTTTCCGCAGAGGCTGCACCGCGGCGTAACGCTTTTCCCATGCGCGAAGCGTGTCGATACTCAATCGCGTCAGTTTTGCCGCCGCTCGGATCGGATAGAGGTTTTTGTCAGCCTTCGAATTCTTCATTGATCGATTATATGTGCTGGATTCGCGCCCAAAACCGAGGCGACCGAAGTCAGTATGAGGTGATAAATCATGACCACCCGTGAAGTTCCACCCGAACGGGTTTACGCGTGTAATCCCGGAAGCGTAAATGGTGCGGGCGAATACATCCTTTACTGGATGATTGCCAGCCGGCGCCGGAACTGGAACTTCGCTCTTCAGCGCGCGGTGCACTGGGCCGAGGAATTGCGGAAGCCGCTGTTGGTGCTTGAGGCTCTAAGCTGTACTTATCCGTGGGCAAGCTCAAGATTTCACACCGCACTGATGCAGGGCATGCGCGACAATCTCCAGAGCTTCGAGCACTCTGGGGCCACTTACTACCCATTCATCGAACGATTTCCTTCACACGGCGAAGGGCTGATGCACACGTTGGCGGAGTCCGCATGCGTCGTGGTAACGGACGATTTTCCGGCATTCGAAATCCCCCGATGGATAACGGCCGTGGCCGTACGTTCCAGGGTGCTGGTCGAAAAAGTGGATTCGAACGGCATTTTTCCGATGCGTTCAACGGATCGCCTGTTCACTTCGGCGTACAGTTTCCGCCGATTCCTTCAAGCGGTATTGCGGCGACACCTGGAACAATTTCCGCTGCCTGACTCCCTGGCAGATGTCGAATTGCCAGAAGGAGTGTGCCCGCCGCAGATCCAGCGGCGCTGGCCCGCAGCGACTTTGATGGAACTCTCTTCACCGCACGCTCAGACGGCCACAATTCCGGTGGACCAATCCGTCCCAACGGTAAGTTCCTTTGCTGCTGGAGCAAGAGCAGCGTGCGGTCGTTTGAAGACCTTCATGGAGCGTGGTCTACCGGCATACATCGAATCTCGCACCCAGCCCGAAGCGGATACTTCCAGCGGCTTATCGCCATACCTCCATTTCGGACACATATCGGCGCACCAGATTTTTCGGGCGGTCACGAGTCGCTCGAATTGGACGCCGGAGAAGTTGCGGGGGAAACCGACGGGAGGCCGTGAAGGTTGGTGGGGCGTTCCTCTGGATACAGAGGCTTTTCTGGATCAACTCATCACATGGCGCGAAATCGGATTCAACATGTGCGCACATTCCACAAACTATGCGAGTTACGATTCACTGCCGGCATGGGCCAGGAAAACTCTCTCCGAGCATGCGGCCGACCTCCGGCCAAAGCTGTATTCGCCCGGCGAACTGGAGAACGCCAGGACCCACGACCCGTTATGGAATGCGGCCCAACTGCAGTTGGTGCAAGAAGGACGGGTTCACAACTACCTCCGAATGCTGTGGGGCAAAAAGATCCTGGAATGGTCGCGTTCGCCCCAGGACGCTCTGGAAATCATGATTCATTTGAACAATAAGTATGCTCTCGACGGCCGAGATCCGAATTCCTACTCCGGCATCTTCTGGACGTTGGGCCGCTATGACCGGCCATGGGCGCCCGAGCGTCCGATTTTCGGGAAGATCCGCTACATGAGCTCCGGCAATACCGCCCGGAAAATGAGGGTGCGCGGTTACGTTCAGCGCTACACCAAGGAATGAGACTCTTTACGATGAAGACCGAGCAATGGATGCCGCGGCAGCTGGATGAATTGTTTTCGTTCTTTGCCGACGCGGAGAACCTGGAACAACTGACACCGCCCTGGCTGCATTTTCGCATTGTGAGTCCTGCAATAGAGATCCGCGCCGGTACGTTGATCGATTACCGGCTGCGGGTTCACGGGATTCCGCTGAAATGGCAGAGCAAAATCACGGGTTGGAAGCCGCCGTTCCGGTTCATCGATGTGCAGACTCGGGGACCCTATCGGGCGTGGATTCACGAACACACGTTTGAAGCCAGCAAAGGCGGGACTTTGATGAAGGATCGGGTTCAATATGCGGTGGTCGGTGGAGCGCTAGTCCGTAAATTTCTGGTGGCTCCAGACCTGGAGAGGATCTTCAGCTTTCGCAAGGTTCGGCTCGAATGCCTTTTTGGGGGCGACCATTGATGGTTGCAGAAAGCTCTCGCTTTCGCATCGGAATCTCACCTTGCCTGCTCCAACCGGGCTGAGAAGACTTGACGTATATTCTAACGCCAAGGATACAGCGTCGACAGGGCACTTGCAGCCGACAATACAACGGTTGGATGTAGCGCGGTCGGGCTGGACCGAATCCGTGTAACAGCTGAAGTTCCCGAACCGGCCGGCCTGCTGTTGCTTGCCGCCGGCCTCTCAGGTTTGGCGTCGTTGCGCATCGCCGGCATCGCCAACCGATGCTGAAGGTGCGTCCGGGCTGCGCCTGCCGATCGTTGGATTCCGACTTCAGCCGTGCATGGGGGATGT is part of the Terriglobia bacterium genome and harbors:
- a CDS encoding MerR family transcriptional regulator, with the translated sequence MKNSKADKNLYPIRAAAKLTRLSIDTLRAWEKRYAAVQPLRKEGIRFYSEADVERLSLLRQALDSGHSIGQAARLSNKELAGLNSRATESRTAFQSEKPLETILNAISGFDYGGADRELVRLASLMPPRDLIYTVALPLMRIVGEQWHEQRLRIAQEHLVSQLLRNLLSGMLRIYSASNPPAVLMTCTLSGDLHEFGILAAAILSAGAGMGVIHLGPNLPANEIAYAAKRSGANIVLLSITTFEDRSIRDQQLRSVRVNLPSNVEVWVGVNPPNLSLGVRGVHILKDFADLEREIQRLGGKL
- a CDS encoding deoxyribodipyrimidine photolyase; the protein is MTTREVPPERVYACNPGSVNGAGEYILYWMIASRRRNWNFALQRAVHWAEELRKPLLVLEALSCTYPWASSRFHTALMQGMRDNLQSFEHSGATYYPFIERFPSHGEGLMHTLAESACVVVTDDFPAFEIPRWITAVAVRSRVLVEKVDSNGIFPMRSTDRLFTSAYSFRRFLQAVLRRHLEQFPLPDSLADVELPEGVCPPQIQRRWPAATLMELSSPHAQTATIPVDQSVPTVSSFAAGARAACGRLKTFMERGLPAYIESRTQPEADTSSGLSPYLHFGHISAHQIFRAVTSRSNWTPEKLRGKPTGGREGWWGVPLDTEAFLDQLITWREIGFNMCAHSTNYASYDSLPAWARKTLSEHAADLRPKLYSPGELENARTHDPLWNAAQLQLVQEGRVHNYLRMLWGKKILEWSRSPQDALEIMIHLNNKYALDGRDPNSYSGIFWTLGRYDRPWAPERPIFGKIRYMSSGNTARKMRVRGYVQRYTKE
- a CDS encoding SRPBCC family protein, which produces MKTEQWMPRQLDELFSFFADAENLEQLTPPWLHFRIVSPAIEIRAGTLIDYRLRVHGIPLKWQSKITGWKPPFRFIDVQTRGPYRAWIHEHTFEASKGGTLMKDRVQYAVVGGALVRKFLVAPDLERIFSFRKVRLECLFGGDH